In Monodelphis domestica isolate mMonDom1 chromosome 4, mMonDom1.pri, whole genome shotgun sequence, one DNA window encodes the following:
- the LOC100619642 gene encoding olfactory receptor 2D2-like yields the protein MLPASNHSSVTEFILLGFSSDSTSNRILFIIFLLLYLCSVLGNGLIILLISLDSHLHTPMYFFLSVLSLLDLGYVTNTVPQMLVHLLSSSKFISFGGCWLQMYIFSALGLSECIIFVVMAYDRYVAICFPLRYTLILNWNLCVRLVVGTCTCGFFLSLPHTYFTMSLPFCGPNMVNHYFCEGPSVRSLACMDTHLIEVVDFIISVFIVLVPLSLILASYVRITMSILKIKSTQGRCKAFSTCASHLTVVTLFYGPAIYIYMRPNSNYSPERDKQVSLFYNVFTALFNPVVYSLRNKDIKAAFIKVVMRNRIA from the coding sequence ATGTTACCAGCATCGAACCATAGTTCTGTTACTGAATTTATCCTGCTTGGCTTCTCCAGTGACTCCACCTCAAATAGGATCCTTttcatcatctttctccttctctacctctGCTCAGTCCTGGGCAATGGACTCATCATCCTCCTGATCTCTCTGGATTCCCACCTCCATACACCAATGTATTTTTTCCTCAGTGTCCTTTCCCTATTGGACTTGGGCTATGTCACCAACACTGTGCCTCAGATGTTGGTGCacctcctttccagttctaaattcatCTCCTTTGGAGGTTGCTGGCTGCAGATGTATATATTTAGTGCCCTGGGTCTCAGTGAGTGCATCATCTTTGTAGTCATGGCCTATGATCGCTATGTAGCCATCTGCTTCCCATTGCGTTACACACTCATCCTCAACTGGAATTTGTGTGTGAGATTAGTGGTAGGGACTTGCACCTGTGGTTTCTTCCTCTCCCTACCCCATACCTATTTTACCATGAGTCTCCCCTTCTGTGGCCCCAATATGGTCAATCACTACTTCTGTGAGGGTCCCTCAGTCCGAAGCTTGGCCTGCATGGACACACACTTGATTGAGGTAGTAGACTTCATCATAAGCGTCTTCATAGTGTTAGTCCCTCTTTCACTAATCCTGGCCTCCTATGTCCGCATCACCATGTCTATCCTCAAGATCAAGTCTACACAAGGCAGGTGTAAGGCCTTTTCCACTTGTGCTTCTCACCTCACTGTGGTCACTCTGTTCTATGGACCTGCCATATACATCTATATGAGGCCCAACTCCAACTACTCCCCAGAGAGAGACAAGCAGGTCTCACTTTTCTACAATGTGTTCACTGCCCTCTTCAACCCAGTGGTCTACAGCCTTAGGAATAAGGACATAAAGGCAGCATTCATCAAGGTGGTAATGCGAAACAGAATAGCCTAG